Below is a genomic region from Ammonifex degensii KC4.
CCGGCCGTGAGGTTCTCCACTTCCGGCCTCTGGTTAGGTATATCTCCCGAGCTTCTGCGGCAGGCCGGTCCGGGGGATCCCGCCGGGGCGCTGCATGCCATAGAGCATCTCTTGATTGCCGCTGCTCCTTGCCTTACCATGGCCGATCGCTGGGATCTGGGGGGCTTGAGCACCCTGTACCATCAGCAACTAGGCGGCCCGGGAATTTTCCTTTACGACGCCTTTCCCGGAGGGTCGGGAATCACGGAGCGCCTCTTCTTCGCCTTTCCCCAGCTCTTGGAGGTGGCCCGGGAGCTGGTCTCTTCCTGCCAGTGCACCGACCTCTCGATAAGGAAATGGCGCTCAGGTGCCTGGACCTGCTTCGCGCAAGTTGTATTGAGCCAGGGTTTCGTTCGCAGCGGGGCTTTCATTTTTGGGTGGGTAATCCCACGGGAGAGTAGAGAGTTTGTAGGCATCGAAGATGTGCGGAGCCAGGTGATCCAGGACTACCACCGGCATAGCCCCTATAGCCGGATGGTAGTGGGAAAGCGAGGTCGCTATTTCCATAGGAGTTTTCCCGTTCAGTTCCCGGCCCAGATGTGGACGCTGGTAGTTGTAGTAAAGGATCCACCTCTGGGCAGAGATAAGGAAATCCTTCTGGCTTCTGATACCTGCCAGGTAGGGGATGTAGAACTCTTCATCGTCGGTGCGGTGTGATCTTTCTACATAGCCGTTGGCTTCTTTTCTGCCTGCGGGTATGTTAAGCAGCTGGCAGTCAAGGCGAGAGAAGATAAGGGACATGAGTTTACGCTTTCTCGAGTTAGGAGGGCCACCGAACTCCGAGCCATTATCGGTCTGGATAAGGATTGTTTGATTAAGGCCGAAGGTTTTAAGCCAGTTTGCCAGGAGCACAAGGAAAGCGATTCCGTTGGCGAAAGAGAGGGAGTAGGCGAAGGCTATGAACCGGACCCTTGTTCGGACATCGATAGCGGTGAACTGGTAACGGGGCAGGCGGTTTTTCAGAATAGAGGAGTAGGCTGCGGCTGGGAGGGTTGTCTTATCGGCTATGTGCTTTACATCGACCTGCCAGAAGGAGAAGGGGGCGAAGGCCTGCACATCGGTCCAGTATTTCCGGGAGCCCGTTTTGCTTTTACGTTTGCGACAGCGGATGTGGTGGCGTTTGAGGATATTTCGTATGGTGTAGGGGGAGAGCTTAATTTTAAGGCTTTGGTACAGGAGGGAGGCGAGGCGTTTAGGGCCCAGGTTAGTTTCCTGAGCGAGTTTTACGACTAGGGCTTCGAGTTCTTGAGGGGTACGGTTGGGCATTCTTTTTTTGGGGCCGCGAGGGAGGATACAACCGGACAAGTTTCCGCCGGAGTCGTTTAGGCGTTTGCGCAGTTTATAGATCCAGCGGACGGAGCAGCCCATTATGCGGGCTACCTCTTTAGGGCTACAGGTGGTGAGGAGGGAGGCCACGGTTTGGGCGATTGCCTGGGGGTTTCCGCTCCTCTTAAGTTGCTGGTATAATGTCATCGGGTGGGGTTCCTCCTTTCTTTAAGGTACACTTGCCAGAAGTGTAGAAGGGAGGGGATCCCCACCCTCTTTAATACGCTCTTCAACTTCAAAAACCTCTGTGAACGAAACTCTGGCCCTTCTACAGATCCTTCGCGCAAGTTTTGTTGACATTACTTACGAGTTGGAGATATAATCATATCTAATAAGGAGCGCCGGGGCTAAGCCTCCGCGTTGCTCGAGGTTGGAAGCGGAGGGAGGGAGGGAAAGTATGGCCGAAGTTCGGGTGGGGAAGAACGAGAGCTTGGATAGCGCTTTGCGCCGGTTTAAGCGCCTGTGCCAGAAGGCCGGCATTCTGGCCGAAGCCCGGCGCCACGAGTATTACGAGAAACCAAGCGCTCGTCGCAAGAAGAAGAACGAAGCCGCGCGCAGGCGGCGTTCACGCTAAACCCTTGTAGCAGATAAAAGCTTTGGGCTTAAAGAACCCTCCCGCGACATAAAGTAGCCCGTGGGAGGGTTCTTTAATGGGCTGGCGGGAAGCACAGGAAAGGATACGCCGCAAACTGGCCTCGGCCCTGGATTTGCCGGGGGAAGTCATCCTTAACCTCCCTAAGATAGTGCTCATCGGCAACTTCCAGGTCTTAATCGAAAACCACCGCGGTATCTTAGCCTACAACTCGGAGACGGTGCGCGTGCTGGTGGAGACGGGCGAAGTAGCCGTTAGGGGACAAGATCTGGTTCTCCGCCGCATCCTCCCCGAAGAGCTCTTGATCGAAGGCAGGATCCAAGGGATCGACTTTACCTGACGAGTTCAGAGTTGCTAACAGCTTGCCGATTTGCTATGCTATTATCGGTGATCACTGGAAATGTCGAAGTACCGCAAGAAGCGCATGTACCGGATTGCCGAAGCGGCAGTCCTGCTCGGCGTTCACAAAGACACCCTGCGCCGCTGGGAAAGGGAAGGAAAGATCAAAGCCGTCTGGCTCGGGCGAGAGCGCCGCTTCCCCGAAGAAGAGATCCGCCGCCTCTTAGGAGAAGCCAACCCCGACACGGTAGTGCTTTACGCCCGGGTATCGGGCCACGACCAGAAAGCGGATCTCCAGCGGCAGGTAGAGGTATTGAGAGAAGCGTACGGCCCCAAATTCTCTAACGTGGTGGTCCTGACCGACGTCGGTTCCGGCCTCTCGACTTCCCGCAGGGGTTTGAGGAAGGCCATGGAACTGGCCCGGGAGAGAAAGATACGTGCCGTCGCCGTCACCTGTCCCGACAGGCTGACGCGCTTCGGCTTCGAGTACCTGGAAGAGTACTTCTCGAGCTTCGGCGTCGAAGTCCTCGTGCTCAACCGGGAAGAAGACAAAAGCCCGCAGCAGGAACTGGTAGAAGACCTTCTCACCATAGTCACCTCTTTTGCAGGCAAGCTCTACGGGCACAGGTCGCACAAGGTAAAAAAGCTTAAGAATGAGGTGAAGGAGGCACTCTCCCGCCTTGATACTGACGACCAGCTTGAGACTCCCTGATGAACTGGTCGAGCCCTTGAAGAACCTCACCGCCCTGGGACTCAAAGTCCAGGAGCGGGTGCTGGCGATGTACTGGTCGCCTGAAGGCCTGGAAGCCGTGGTCTCTTCCCCTGGCAAGGCGTGGAAGCTTTTAGACACACAGCTTTCCCGCCCGCAGGATGTCTACGTCCCCAGCCGCGCGTGGCGCTGCATCCTGGAGTCGGCAGGGCGCATCCTGCGCTCCATGGCCGAGAGAAAACGCATCTTCGAGCTCCTCCTGCCCTACTTCAACGGCAAGGCCAAAGACGCCGCGAAGGAGCTTTACGGCCTGCTCAAAAAAGACGGGGAAGGGGAGAAGTTCGGGTATCTCTTCAACGTGGCCGAGGCTGTGGCCAACTTCTACGCCGAGCACGAGAGGCTTCCTAAAGACTTCTTCGAACTCCAGAAAAAGCCCGAGCCTAAAAAGTTCACCTTCACGACTTCCCCGGACGACGGTCCTGAGAAAGGGCAGGTGGTGAGGTACGAGTGCGACGGGAAAGTCCTGCGGGGCCGGGTGAAGCTTCCGAACTCTCCCGAGCCCAGGAAGGAAGAAGACTGGCGGTGGTTCTCCTTCGAGGCCGAACTCCCGGAGAAGCTCCGGGAGAAGCTGGCTCAGGGAGGAAAGCTCTGTGCCCCTGACCTGAGGCTCAAGGTCAAGCCTTCGGGCAAGCTCGTCGCCCTCCTCGATGTCAAGGTGGAGGTGCCGGAAAAGACGCCTTCAGGTGAAAAAGACCGGGCGCTGGGGGTCGACTGGGGCCTGAGGAAGCTCGTGACCGGCACCGTGGTCTCGAAAGAAGGACAGCTCACCCCTCCCTTCTTCGTCTTCTGGCAGGCCTTAAAAGGCAAGCTCCTCCGCATCCGGGAGGAGATAAGCCGGCTGCAGAAAACACGCGACCGGTATGAGAGGAAAAGCCCGGAGTGGAAGGAGTACAACCGGATGATAGCCTCTGCCTGGCAGAAGTACCACCGGATACAGCACCAGCTCGCCCACCAGGTGTCGAGCCTCTTAGTGCTCTTAGCTAAGGCATGCAGTTGCCGGTACATCTTTGTCGAGTGGCTTCTCACCCTGCGTGGGGAGAAGGGAAGGTCGAAGGACCTCAACTGGTGGGTGACCACCACGGTGAGGGGGCTCCTCTTCAGGCTTCTGAGGTATAAAGCAAGACTCCTAGGGATCAGGGTCATACCGGTTCCTCCGGGCGGCACGAGCACCGTTTGCCCCAGATGCCTGAAGGAAGGCAAGCACGTCAAGTCGCCGGGGGAGCCTGAGGAGAAGGACTCCGGTTCCTGGTTTGTCTGTCCTTCCTGCGGGTACAGCGCCGACCGGGACTACGTGGGGAGCCTCAACGTCGGGAGGACGGGCTTTAAGCTTGAAAGGCCGCTGACCTACACGGTCTGTCAGGCCGCGGCGGAGCCGTTCCCGTCGCAGGGAGCCCTTGAGGCGATGACCTTCACCACGCTGGGGTACGTCAAAAGCGTCTTCGTGGCCAACTTCAACGCGCTGACCAGACTCCTGAATTCCGCAGTCTTACCTAGCATAACCTAGCGTGGGAGGAACGGTGATGGCCTTGCGTTTCTTCCGCTACTTGCGGGGCTATGTTTTGCTTAAGCTGGAAGGCAAAAAAATAGAGCGCTTCCTCAATATGGCCTTGACGCGCGGCATCAAGTTCTGGGACGTCCGCTACTTGGGAAAGGACCGGGTTCTTTTGCGGGTGCGTTGGGGGGCGGTGCGGGCTCTTAGGCACATTTCCCGGCTTACCTCCACCCGCCTCACCATCCAGGAGAAAATGGGGCTCCCTTTTCTCATCGGCCGGTTAAAGAGGCGCCGCGCTTTCTTGGGCGGGGCTCTGTTTTTCCTGGCCCTCATCTATTTCCTTTCCCTTTTCGTTTGGCGGGTGGAGGTGACGGGAGCGCAGAAGCTTTCCCCGGCGGAAATCCTTAAGGTAGCGGCACAGGCAGGGCTTAAGCCTGGGGTCCTGCACCGGCAGGTAAACGGTAAAGAAGTGGAGCGGGTGCTGAAGGAGCAGCTGCCCCAGCTGGCCTGGGTGGGAGTGGAGGTTAGGGGTACGCAGGCCATTATAAAGGTGGTGGAGAAAAAGCTTCCAGAACCGGCAGCCGGACCAGCGCATATAGTGGCCCGCAAGGCGGGGCTCATAAAGGAGCTTTTGGTGCTGGAAGGAACACCTAAAGTTAAAGAGGGAGATACGGTACTGCCGGGGCAGGTGCTGATAGCGGGGGAGGAGATGGTCGTGCCCCAGGGCGAAAGCGAACTCCGCCCGGTTTGCGTCCGGGCCAAGGGGATGGTCAAGGCCCGGGTGTGGTACCAAGGTTACAGTGAGGCGCAACTGGAAGAAAGGGGGGAAAGACCTACGGGCAGGAAGGCACAGAGCCTTTTCCTCGAAGTAGGGGGGCACCGTTGGCGGCTTTACGGGAGTAGCTCTCCTCCCTTCGGCTGCTACCGGGTGGAGGAAAAGAGGCATAAGCTTAGTTTAGGGAGGAATTTCTCCCTTCCCGTGGCGGTCGAAAAAAAGGTATATTATGAGTGGGAGCCTTATAAGCTGAGGCGCACTCCCCAGGAGGCGCGCCGGCTGGCCGAGGAGAGGGCCAGATCTTACCTGCGGGCCTGCCTTCCGGAAGGGGCGCGCCTGATCGGAGAACAAGTGGAAGAGGTAAAAGGGCCCAAGGAAGAGGGGCTTATCCGGGTAAGCGTCAGGTGGGAAGTGGAGGAAGATATCGGCCAAGTTAAGGAGTTCACACCGGAAGGAGGGCAAGAAGGCCAGATAAATGGAAGAAATCAGGATCCCCGTGGAGGATCAGCAGGCGGCCATGGAGATTCTGGGCCGCTTCGACGAGCACCTGAAGGCCATAGAGAAGGCCACGGGAGTACAGTTACTTTTGCGGGGAGGAGAGTTTGTCTTACGCGGTGAGCCCCAGCAGGTGAAGGAAGGTAGTGAGGTGCTCTACCGCCTGAAGGATGCCTACCGTACTTACGGCAGCATAACCATGCGGGAGGTAAACCAGGCCATAAGAGCGGCCAAAGGAGCAGAAAAAGATAAGGAGCTGGTGGACGAGATCCTGCTCACCACCCCGCGGGGTAAGCAGGTAAGGCCCAAGACGCCGGGTCAGAAGCGCTACGTGGACGCCATAAGGCGTTACGACATCACCTTCGCCATAGGCCCGGCGGGTACAGGGAAAACTTACCTAGCGGTGGTGATGGCGGTCATTTGGCTGCGCCAGAGGCGCATAAGCCGGATAATCCTCACTCGCCCGGCGGTGGAGGCGGGGGAGAAGCTGGGTTTCCTCCCCGGGCGCCTGGAGGAAAAGGTCGATCCCTACCTACGCCCTCTCTACGACAGCCTCTACGATGTGCTGGGGGTAGAGAACACCGAGCGCTACTTGGAAAGGCGGATCATCGAGATAGCGCCCCTGGCCTACATGCGGGGGAGGACGCTGGAGGACGCCTTCATCATCCTGGACGAGGCGCAGAACACCACGCCGGAGCAGATGAAGATGTTCCTCACGCGCTTGGGCTTCGGTTCCAAGGCGGTCATCACAGGAGATATCACCCAGATAGACCTCCCGCGGGGGCAGGAGTCGGGGCTGGTGGTGGCCCAGCGCATCCTTCAGGGTATCGAAGGAATTTCCTTCCAGTACCTCACCGGCGAGGACACCATAAGGCACCCGCTGGTTATGGAGATAATCCGGGCTTACGAGCGGGCGGAGGCAGAGAAGGCCAAGGAGTGAAAAGTGGTGGTAGAAGGAAAAAGTTTTTGGCGAGGTCTGCTTAAAGAGCCGAGGATCAAAAGAGTAGGGGCGGCTCTATTTTTATTCCTCTGCCTGACCCTGCTCGCCGCCTTTCAGTTCTTCCCGGAAGGGACGGATCTAGAGGTGGGGCAGGTAGCTCCCCGCACCATCAAAGCGCCGCGGGCTGCCGTTTTCGAGGATAAGGTGCGGACAGAAGAACTGCGCCGGGAAGCGCAGGCTAGGGTGCCCAAGGTTTACGACATCGATCCCAAAGTGCTGGAGTCCATCCGCAAGGACATGCGGGACAGCATCGAAGCTGTCATAGCGGCAGCCAAATCTCCGGCACAGGGGGAGGCGGCCAGGGTGGCACTCGTCAAATCCTCCCTCCCCTTCCCTATTTCCGACGATCTGGCGCAGGCACTTTTGAACCTGCCGGAAAGCCGTTTGCGCCAGTTGGGTAGTTATTTAGACACCTTGGTAACCCAAGTGATGGTGAAAGGGGTGAAGCAGGAGGATCTTCAGGCCACCAAGGAGCAGTTGCGGGAAAGGATAAAGCTTCTGGCCCTTGATCCGGTGGAAGAGCGCTTCGCACAGCTGATCATCCAGCATACCTTGCGCCCCAACTCTTTCTACAACCCGGTGCAAACCGAGATCTTGCAGCAGCAGGCGCGGGAAGCGGTGCCGCCGGTAGTGGTGACCATAAGGCCAGGGGAGAAGATAATCGGCGAGGGGGAAGTAGTAACCCCTGAGCATATTGCCAAGCTCAAGGCTGTAGGGCTTTACCACTCCCGTCCCTCCTTTGGCACGGTGGTAGGTATAGCCCTCATGATGGCCCTCCTTACCTTTGCCTTCTTCTACTACATCTACCAGCAGCACCCGAACGTCTACCGGGACGCCAACCAGCTCTACCTGATAAGCTTTGTCGTGGTAGGGGTACTTTTGCTGGCCAAGTTCATCCTGGCAGTGGATGTACAGCAGTGGCCTAGCTTGGGGTCCAAGCTCGGCTATGCCGTGCCGGTGGCGGTGGTGGGCATGCTGCTGGCCGTCTTAATCAACTCCCGCTTGGCAGTGGTGGCGGTGGCCTTAACCGCCTTGCTCGTAGGCATGCTGGCGGATAACCAGCTGCGCTTTGCCTTGGCCGGCATGCTTACCGGCCTAGCGGGTGTATACGGCGTGGCCAAGCTTCACCGGCGGCGGGATCTGGTCCGGGCCGGCATGCTTACGGGCCTTACTGGCGTGGGAGTTACCTGGGGGATCGAGCTTGCTTCCCAGACACCTCTGGCCATACTGGGTCCGGCTGGGCTGGCACTTGGTATCTTGAATGGGTTGTTAAGCACCATCCTTACCAACGGGGCCCTGCCGGTTCTGGAGCACCTTGGCGGCATAACCTCGCCGGTGCGGTTGCTGGAGCTGACCTCGCCGAGCGAACCTTTGCTTAAGAGACTGGCGTGGGAGGCTCCCGGCACCTATCACCACAGCGTCATGGTGGCCAATCTGGGGGAGGCGGCGGCCGAGGCCATAGGGGCCGATATCTTGACCGTGCGCGCTGGAGCTTATTATCATGACATAGGAAAACTCCGCCGCCCCTCCTTCTTTGCCGAGAACCTGCTGGGAAGCGAGAACCCCCACGATCGTTTGGCTCCCAGCCTTTCCACTCTGATCATTACCTCCCACGTGAAGGACGGGGTGGAGATAGCGCGGGAGTACAAACTGCCGGAAAAGATAATAGAGATCATCGAGCAGCACCACGGTACAAGCCTGGTCAGTTGCTTTTACCAGAAGGCCCTGCAGGCCGAGCAGAAGGGGATACAGGAGGCCGATTTCCGCTATCCCGGCCCTAAGCCGCAGACGCGCGAAGCGGCCATCGTCATGCTGGCGGACTCGGTAGAAGCGGCGGTGCGCTCCATGAACCATCCTCCTCCCGGACAGATAGAGGGGCTGGTGCGGCGCATAATTAAAGAAAAGCTCCACGACGGGCAGCTGGACGAGTGTGCCCTGACCTTCAGGGACTTAGAACTTATCGCACACGCTTTTGTCCACGTGCTAACAGGGCTTTTCCACACGCGGGTCGAATACCCCCGAGTCGAGAACGGAAAAGGGGCAATGAGCTATGACGGTGATAGTCCAGAATCTGCAAGAGAAGGTGAAGGTAGAGAGCGAGTGGCTGTCAGCCGTCAGGCGGGCGGCTGAACTGGCGCTGGATTTGCTGGGCCCTCGGCGGGAGGTGGAGGTGGGGGTTACTTTACTGGATGACACTGGTATAAGGGAACTCAACCGCCGCTACCGGGGAAAGGACGCCCCCACCAACGTCCTGGCCTTTCCCATGGGGG
It encodes:
- a CDS encoding integrase core domain-containing protein, producing the protein MTLYQQLKRSGNPQAIAQTVASLLTTCSPKEVARIMGCSVRWIYKLRKRLNDSGGNLSGCILPRGPKKRMPNRTPQELEALVVKLAQETNLGPKRLASLLYQSLKIKLSPYTIRNILKRHHIRCRKRKSKTGSRKYWTDVQAFAPFSFWQVDVKHIADKTTLPAAAYSSILKNRLPRYQFTAIDVRTRVRFIAFAYSLSFANGIAFLVLLANWLKTFGLNQTILIQTDNGSEFGGPPNSRKRKLMSLIFSRLDCQLLNIPAGRKEANGYVERSHRTDDEEFYIPYLAGIRSQKDFLISAQRWILYYNYQRPHLGRELNGKTPMEIATSLSHYHPAIGAMPVVVLDHLAPHIFDAYKLSTLPWDYPPKNESPAANETLAQYNLREAGPGT
- the rpsU gene encoding 30S ribosomal protein S21, coding for MAEVRVGKNESLDSALRRFKRLCQKAGILAEARRHEYYEKPSARRKKKNEAARRRRSR
- the yqfC gene encoding sporulation protein YqfC encodes the protein MGWREAQERIRRKLASALDLPGEVILNLPKIVLIGNFQVLIENHRGILAYNSETVRVLVETGEVAVRGQDLVLRRILPEELLIEGRIQGIDFT
- a CDS encoding IS607 family transposase, whose translation is MSKYRKKRMYRIAEAAVLLGVHKDTLRRWEREGKIKAVWLGRERRFPEEEIRRLLGEANPDTVVLYARVSGHDQKADLQRQVEVLREAYGPKFSNVVVLTDVGSGLSTSRRGLRKAMELARERKIRAVAVTCPDRLTRFGFEYLEEYFSSFGVEVLVLNREEDKSPQQELVEDLLTIVTSFAGKLYGHRSHKVKKLKNEVKEALSRLDTDDQLETP
- a CDS encoding RNA-guided endonuclease InsQ/TnpB family protein, with protein sequence MILTTSLRLPDELVEPLKNLTALGLKVQERVLAMYWSPEGLEAVVSSPGKAWKLLDTQLSRPQDVYVPSRAWRCILESAGRILRSMAERKRIFELLLPYFNGKAKDAAKELYGLLKKDGEGEKFGYLFNVAEAVANFYAEHERLPKDFFELQKKPEPKKFTFTTSPDDGPEKGQVVRYECDGKVLRGRVKLPNSPEPRKEEDWRWFSFEAELPEKLREKLAQGGKLCAPDLRLKVKPSGKLVALLDVKVEVPEKTPSGEKDRALGVDWGLRKLVTGTVVSKEGQLTPPFFVFWQALKGKLLRIREEISRLQKTRDRYERKSPEWKEYNRMIASAWQKYHRIQHQLAHQVSSLLVLLAKACSCRYIFVEWLLTLRGEKGRSKDLNWWVTTTVRGLLFRLLRYKARLLGIRVIPVPPGGTSTVCPRCLKEGKHVKSPGEPEEKDSGSWFVCPSCGYSADRDYVGSLNVGRTGFKLERPLTYTVCQAAAEPFPSQGALEAMTFTTLGYVKSVFVANFNALTRLLNSAVLPSIT
- the yqfD gene encoding sporulation protein YqfD; this translates as MALRFFRYLRGYVLLKLEGKKIERFLNMALTRGIKFWDVRYLGKDRVLLRVRWGAVRALRHISRLTSTRLTIQEKMGLPFLIGRLKRRRAFLGGALFFLALIYFLSLFVWRVEVTGAQKLSPAEILKVAAQAGLKPGVLHRQVNGKEVERVLKEQLPQLAWVGVEVRGTQAIIKVVEKKLPEPAAGPAHIVARKAGLIKELLVLEGTPKVKEGDTVLPGQVLIAGEEMVVPQGESELRPVCVRAKGMVKARVWYQGYSEAQLEERGERPTGRKAQSLFLEVGGHRWRLYGSSSPPFGCYRVEEKRHKLSLGRNFSLPVAVEKKVYYEWEPYKLRRTPQEARRLAEERARSYLRACLPEGARLIGEQVEEVKGPKEEGLIRVSVRWEVEEDIGQVKEFTPEGGQEGQINGRNQDPRGGSAGGHGDSGPLRRAPEGHREGHGSTVTFAGRRVCLTR
- a CDS encoding PhoH family protein, whose translation is MEILGRFDEHLKAIEKATGVQLLLRGGEFVLRGEPQQVKEGSEVLYRLKDAYRTYGSITMREVNQAIRAAKGAEKDKELVDEILLTTPRGKQVRPKTPGQKRYVDAIRRYDITFAIGPAGTGKTYLAVVMAVIWLRQRRISRIILTRPAVEAGEKLGFLPGRLEEKVDPYLRPLYDSLYDVLGVENTERYLERRIIEIAPLAYMRGRTLEDAFIILDEAQNTTPEQMKMFLTRLGFGSKAVITGDITQIDLPRGQESGLVVAQRILQGIEGISFQYLTGEDTIRHPLVMEIIRAYERAEAEKAKE
- a CDS encoding HD family phosphohydrolase, with product MVEGKSFWRGLLKEPRIKRVGAALFLFLCLTLLAAFQFFPEGTDLEVGQVAPRTIKAPRAAVFEDKVRTEELRREAQARVPKVYDIDPKVLESIRKDMRDSIEAVIAAAKSPAQGEAARVALVKSSLPFPISDDLAQALLNLPESRLRQLGSYLDTLVTQVMVKGVKQEDLQATKEQLRERIKLLALDPVEERFAQLIIQHTLRPNSFYNPVQTEILQQQAREAVPPVVVTIRPGEKIIGEGEVVTPEHIAKLKAVGLYHSRPSFGTVVGIALMMALLTFAFFYYIYQQHPNVYRDANQLYLISFVVVGVLLLAKFILAVDVQQWPSLGSKLGYAVPVAVVGMLLAVLINSRLAVVAVALTALLVGMLADNQLRFALAGMLTGLAGVYGVAKLHRRRDLVRAGMLTGLTGVGVTWGIELASQTPLAILGPAGLALGILNGLLSTILTNGALPVLEHLGGITSPVRLLELTSPSEPLLKRLAWEAPGTYHHSVMVANLGEAAAEAIGADILTVRAGAYYHDIGKLRRPSFFAENLLGSENPHDRLAPSLSTLIITSHVKDGVEIAREYKLPEKIIEIIEQHHGTSLVSCFYQKALQAEQKGIQEADFRYPGPKPQTREAAIVMLADSVEAAVRSMNHPPPGQIEGLVRRIIKEKLHDGQLDECALTFRDLELIAHAFVHVLTGLFHTRVEYPRVENGKGAMSYDGDSPESAREGEGRERVAVSRQAGG